The Opitutaceae bacterium DNA segment ATAGAAAAATGAAACTCATCCAAAGAAGAGCCTACGGCTTTAGAAGCTTTAACAACTACCGCCTGCGCGTCATCGCTCAATGCGGTTAAGTCAAAAACACACAAACAAATGGCACGTCCCCAATCTTTGGTGTAGACCCAACCCGTTGACCAGAACCTGGCGCGGTGTGAAATGCGAAGATCGGCAGCGCCATCCGCATCCCCGAACACGTCTAGGGGCGAAGACTGGTGCGAGCGGCGGGAATCGAACCCACATCAACGGCTTCGGAGACCGCTACACTATCCATTGTGCTACGCCCGCAGCACGTCAGCGGAACCAAACGACCCGTGGCGGTGGCGTCAACTTTCTTAATTCTTAATTCCTAATTCATAATTGGCATCGGGAGTTAAGAAGTATGGATTGAGCTTTAGAAAATGCGCCTTCCTCCTCCCACTCCCGGCCAGCCTTGCTCCTGCGGTTCTGGCCAGAACTTCGAAGTATGCTGCGAACCGGTGATCACCCGGAAGATCAAGGCTCCCACTGCCGAACGGGTCATGCGCTCCCGTTTCACGGCCCACATCCTCAATGATGAGGCGTGGCTGCACCATTCCTACCTCATCACTTCAAAAAAACCGTTCCGTCCCTCAAAGGATAGCCAGACCCTGGGCTGGACCCGCCTGGAGGTGCACAGCCACGAGCCGGGCGCCACGGATGACCAGGCCTTCGTCGAGTTTTCAGCCTATTATGTGGAGGGAGACGGCGACACGACCGAGTATGTGCTTCAGGAACGGTCGGAATTCAGACGCATCGACGGTGAGTGGTTCTACTCCAAGCTTGTTCGAAGCGGCCCGCCACCCAAGAAGGCGACCGGGCCGAAAGTGGGGCGAAACGATCCCTGCCCCTGTGGTAGCGGACGGAAATTCAAGGCGTGCTGTTTGGACAAGTAGCAGGCGTCCGCTTCGACCGCAGCTCCCCGCCCGGCGCACCAAATGAGTCGCCGCGATGCGCTCGTAGAATCCAGCCCAGGCAGCGCTTCTCTTAATGGATTCTGCCTCAGAAGAGAAAGTACCGTTGCGCCATCGGCAGAACCTTTGCGGGTTCACAGGTGAGTGTTTCCCCATCTGCCTTCACGGTGTAGGTTTCCGGGTCCACCTCTATCTTTGGCATCGCGTCATTGAGCACCATGTCCTTCTTGCCGATCGCGCGGCAGGAGCGGACCGCTTCGATCCGGCGTTTGAGACCAAGTCGGTCGAGGTCGCCGGAGGCAATTGCCGCCTGGCTCACAAAGGTCACGCAGGTCGCCGCAAGCGCACGACCGGCTGCGCCAAACTGCGGACGATAAAAGGTCGGCTGAGGAGTCGGGATAGAGGCATTTGGATCCCCCATGTTGGCCCACGTGATCATGCCTCCCTTGAGTACCGTCTCCGGCTTAACGCCAAAAAGCGAGGGCTTGAAAATCACGAGATCGGCCAACTTCCCCACCTCGACAGACCCCACGACGTGGGCGATGCCCTGGGCAATTGCAGGATTGATCGTGTACTTCGAGACGTAGCGGAGAATGCGAAAGTTGTCGGCTGCCGGATGGGACGCGTGAGCCAGCGGACCGAACTGGACCTTCATTTTGTGCGCTGTCTGCCAAGTCCTGAGGATCACCTCGCCAATTCGCCCC contains these protein-coding regions:
- a CDS encoding YchJ family metal-binding protein; this translates as MRLPPPTPGQPCSCGSGQNFEVCCEPVITRKIKAPTAERVMRSRFTAHILNDEAWLHHSYLITSKKPFRPSKDSQTLGWTRLEVHSHEPGATDDQAFVEFSAYYVEGDGDTTEYVLQERSEFRRIDGEWFYSKLVRSGPPPKKATGPKVGRNDPCPCGSGRKFKACCLDK
- a CDS encoding transposase — its product is RKMKLIQRRAYGFRSFNNYRLRVIAQCG